AATGGTCTAAACGCTCTAAACGATGGAATCATCGTTTCCTCAGAAAAACGCCAGCCCCGTGGCGAAAACTGTCACTTTCTCGCTCCAGGAAACACGCTCCAGGAAATATCGAAGCTCCAGACTAGGGAAATCCCCGGATTAAACGTCCCGCGTGCGCTATTATTTTGTTTACGCTGCCACCGTTGCGTTGAAAAGTGACGGGTTTTTGCTTGGTCGAGCAGCGCTAGATCCACATGGGCGGAGAAAACCGTGCGCACGATTTCCCGCGGTCGACACACCGACAGATAACGCGATAGATAAGAGAGAACGAACGAGCATACGCGCTCGCGTTCGCATTCGCTCGCCCATGTGTGCGTATTTTTGTCTTATTCAGTTCATCGAAAACAACCGGagaaaaatcaaataaaactGGTTTACGCCGGCTTAGAGCGGATGCGACAGCTTAGTTGCAACTAACGTGCGACGGTTTATTGTTACATCGACCGTTATATGCAGCGGGTCTATGGAAAAATCGGTTTTCCCCGTCGTCCGATCGTCGAACAAAATTGAAAACCGATATCGGTGGCTCGTTTTCGCTGCTCTCTCGCGATCTGTCTAGCCCGATTCCGCATTTTATCCACCATGTTCCGACCGGATGAACGGAACACGGAATAATGACGGATTAGACGAAATTGTACCTGTGGTAGTTGAATTTTTGCTACGAAATTATAGGAGTAATTATGGCCATGAGCCACGCAAAGGACGAACTAATGCGCTCCGAGCTAAGTCCGAGCTAAATCATTTGATCTCTGCGAAATTGAACGCTAATTGCGTAGATTTTGATATGGAAATTTAAACATTTTCGGGAAATGGGGCTGATTACTTTCACTTCCAGGGAACTAGAGCTCGTTCGTATATAGCGCTAGACTTGTTCGACGTGGCGTGTATTTGTGCGAAAGTGAAACTTAAGAAACTTGAGGCTGAAATTTTTGGAAAGTTCAAGAAACAAAGTTGACAATTTTGGTTCCTAGAGAGATAGAACTTGTATCGGTATAACGAAATTGTATCGAGTGTACTTTTCCGATGAGACGAACCTGAGAATCGTAAAACAGCTGTGAATGCAGTAATGAACGGCGTCATATTGGCGACTATGAAAATTACAGAAGACGGAAATTGCGCagcaaatttcaaattaatttacgtATTTCTCAGTGGATTTTGTTATTAGTGTTCATGTCTCTCTCGATGCGCGATTCTACTATGATTCAATTGGATAGGTATAATCTACTACATGTATCATTCCGATTGCATCGTTGATATCGACATACGATTACGTTCAGACGATTCTCAAATCAGAGCGTTTGAGATTAATCCATGAATCTCATGACTGAAGGATGAAGAATGGATAAAGAATCGCagaaagtattaaatatttcataatgcGAATAACGTTACGAGATTTCTTTACTCGAGGGAATGTAAACTAggaaatttgaattatttatcACGACACGATAGTCAAGAAACAAGATATAAATAACTTCATAAAGAATGTCCTGAACCTTTTTCTGTAATACCAGTTCAGAGGAATTTGAAATCTAACAAACacgatattgtattatataaatGTGTTAGTAGGAAAATGATAAGTATGAATTACTAAAATATGGTTTATCGGCTCGTATTAAAAGTTCGCATCTCATTAAGGATTCGTCAAAATATCGATAAAATGTTTTTGTCGTAATCAAAAGAATATCGAATATCGTTATCAGAAATTTCTtccatataacgtcatgcttaTACTGATTATTTAACCGATAAGTATTTtcgattaaatattttcaatcaACAGCTTTCAACGATAATAAAAGACAAATAAGAGAAGAAAGATTACAATGGAAAGGAAAGCGTAAGAAGATCGATAATTGTTCGTTGTACAAATATTTGCGAACTACTGCAGTTTATCAAATTAAATAACATTCCATGACCTAGTTGTCCTAGTTAAAAATCAGACGAAAGGGGAAGCGGTATCGACGaggataaaagaaaaataaaatttatgataATGGTCGTTTATCTTGACCGTCGAAGAAAGGCTGCATTCATCCAACGAATGACGATTGCTTAGGATTtgtttaaaatttgtttcttcaAAATTTTTTGTGATCTCGTTAATGCAAATAATATTCCCTGATGATGGTCGCTCGTTAAGGAAACTTCCGATGAATCTTTGACAAATAAACCTATCTCGACCTTTAAAACTTTTACAGAAGATAATTTTCGCTTCCTTTAGAAATCAGTTTTACAGGAACACcaaacatttgaaaattatGAAAACCTGTGGTAATCCATGGTTTACGTTTCCAGAAATTCGCACTGAGTTATCGCCAAATCTTCGCTGAAAAATATATCTCTCACTCGTTACTCGTCAACAATTTTTTTCCTCGATCATACGATGCATTATCGTGGACTATGTTCGTCATTAAATATCTCCAACTGACAGAAAAATCTTATCTACAGGTTGTTCAATAAAACAAACGAAGGAAAAACGGGATCGCATAATTATTCATGTTCGTGAAATCACGCGTTACAAAAGCTTCGCGaaggaaaaaattatttgctcGTACAAATAACGCTATTTAACGCTTCTACCTCCGAGTTTTAAATCCTCCGAGCTGCACGTCCAGTCATCTTGTTCGATCTCCAGATAAATGAAACGAAAAGATTCGAAAAAAGGTGAGAAAAGGAGAGCATAAATCGGCCGCGTGAATTGGCATTGATTACGAGAATCGCGCCGCTTCTAAGCGTTCCCGTAAATAGGAGTTAAATTCTGCAAACATTTCGAAGGTCGGTTTCGACGCGACACTAATGATTCCCCGCGCGAATTAGTCAGCGAAGCATAATGGCAAGGTAAATGAGCCCAGGCTGTGCGTCGCGGCAGCCCCGAGTAATTTCCATTCAATTTCAGTGTGTTCGACCGGATGGTTGACGAACCCTGGTCTATACAAGCCGCCTCCGTTACGTTGTTGTGCGACGATAATCGaacgttaaaaaaagaaaaatcggtgcgtttaaaaaaatgtaaatcaTGAAACAAAACGCTCAAGTACGCCGGGTTACCTTGTGGAAGTCTGATTAATTTTGCATCGGATCAGAGTCTGGTCTAACGCTTAAAGAAAACCTTAAACGATTTCCAAAAACGTACCAGCTTATTGCTAGCGCGAAGGTTCTTTTTGCAGTTGACATACAATCCGctcttatttttttattcactcatttgctactactactactaaccGTATTTCAAGGAAAGTACCATAAGAAAATACTTACATGTAGATATCGTGATAAGAATATGGCAAGAGCATGTGACAACATGAAACTCGAATATTCGTTAACgttaaataaattatgtttGAAGATACAAGTTGCTCAGAAGCCGTGTTTATGAAATGTTGATTGGTTCTATGAATAGAAGAATGACGATGATAAATATACCTTCTTAATATTTACCTTCGAATTTATTATCTTTTTGTGATAAATAAATTGGGAATAGTTTGTTTGCGCTTTGTACTAATTACATACAGAGCTATTCAAATTGTTTAAAGTAGCATATGTATGACTCGTGCAAGAATTAGTTTCTCAACATATTTTCCTATTTATCCTTGCGCCAAATACACGCAACAAAGACGCGCTGTAATTACTAATTTAGCATAGCACATTCGTCGGATGTAACGAATCATTTCCAAGAGGTCATCGCGGATCGTGGTTCGCAATAATCATCGCAATGatgtttcttttccttcttcttttttttcttttttgaggaAATTATCAACCACGGTAGGACGCACGACACCGCTTCGTTCTGTTTGCTCCGCGAAATTATCAAAATGCTTTATTAAACACTCTGGTCGATCAAACAAAAGAAATATGATGGTGTATCGCAAACAAGAAAATCGACAAGAAAACATAAAACTTCAGTCGCGAGTCGTCCTCGTATGCGAGGTTAATAAATATGCGCGTGCTGCTGTATGTCGATCCATACCGAGTGTAAATCGCAAAGTGTAACGACCGTATTATCTTTAGACGATTCATGACTGAAAATTTCTCCGTATCTCCAGATACGACTGTTCCAGTGTGACGTAAGAGACTTGTCTATAAATATGAGAAAAATTATAATCACCAgcgaaagaagaaagataaaaatCGAATACAAAATCAAACCGTGGAGCGTCGTTTCGCGCACGATCATTCATACGAGTAACAACCAGTCGATCGCTGGCCTCTCATGCTTGTTGCGCGTGAAGCAACGGGCTACGATCAACGAATAACCAAAGAGGAGAATAAATGCTCATAAATAAACATGAAACACGCGTCCTTATGAATTACTTACATTCTAGAGCCCATCCTGGACCCCATGATTCTGCCACGTCGAAACTCGTCTAATGTACTCGAGTCGTGAGAAGAGTGGCTGCTGTTAAAGCGCAAAAATATTTTCCCCTCCGCGGACGCGCGACGAGGAAATTGTCGAAACCGCTCGACTTGACGCCTCTCTCGCGCGGCACTCTCTTTTGTCCTATATTCTCGCAACTCGCGAAGCTTCAGAGACACTCGAAAGTTTGTCAGTGCTTAGTCGTACAGTGACGGCAGAAGTTTGTACCCAGTACTAAGTAAGAGGTGGACTGGTGCACAGTGACCGACAAATGTGACGAAAAGCCGGGAGAGAGACGCGAGGCCTTCATGGCCATAAACCGCGACATTTTTCTCACTCTAATGTCACACTTTCTTATCTGGATTATTATAAAAGTTAGATCAACGATTCTTGATACTCCTAGGAATATGAGACACGTTCTATGAGACTGATGGGACTACCGCGCATATCTTCATGATTTCTTAAATGAGGTCATACGTTTGCTTTcgtcctttccttttctttcttttttttttttttttaacaccaTTTCTTTCACTGATAcgtcaaaaaaaagaaaagtatcaCTTCCTTATTTACTCTGTATCATTACGGAGTATTAATCATGGCCGTGTAGTATTatcttcaaaattttataaaatcatcAGAGATAACAGAAGACATTAACTTAATAGACTACGTTTCAGATGCAACTGATAAACGATTGCTATACCTCCAATCGTgcttaaacaataccgagttcTAACTATTCCGTACCGATTCCGTCACGTTTCCCCGATGGACCGTCATAAAGAAATCTTTTCAGAGAAATACGCGACATGTAGTAGGTATATGTAATGCTCGATATGTAATTTCAGCATAGGAGATATAGTGGAcatttatgtaaatataatgTAGATTATATATTCGAAATGCTAATAGTCTAGATCCTTTGCTGGCACGTAAGAAGTATCGAACGTTATTACGCGATTTTGATTCGCAGAAAAACTTTATTAAAATCGTAAATAGAATTATGTCGCGATCGCAAAGTTTGACATTTGCGATACATTTTTAATCGAATATTGATTCTAGTCAGCAATAGAGATTATCTCAAGTATAACACTTgaagtaaaattaatttatcaaaataCGATCATAGCTGATAATTTTTAATCGTCGTACGTATCTTAAACTTAGACATACTTTCATGTACGATTTCCATAAGCTATCCTTATCAGATTACAGAGAAGCGTTCTTGGATCTATCTATCTGACATGATACTTTGTTTCAAAATGAACCGCTcttttttagttcgtcgatatAGCGCTATATGGCGCGCGTATTCGACTGCATCTTGGAATTTGTTGTTTCTGATCTATCAAGAGATGCCTGTCATTGTAATTTATGgtatgaattatattcgttgtGTTGAATGTCAATGAAATTAGTTAATTCTGGAAAATACATAATTACAAGTCCGACGATTTCGTTCGTTTCTCAATGAAAGTTCTGTGCATATAgaatttctataattatatcTTAAATATCTCGCCCGTAATGCCTTGACAAAAGGAATTTGGCTTCTGAACTCGCTGCATTTATTTGATAAACAAGCTATCTTTCGTTTGACAGGCTTGTCTAAACAAAAGTATCGGGAAGCATTTAACAATGTCAGCCACCGAAACTACAGTCATTTTCGCAAAACTGGAAGCACTGAAAGACATCAAGTACATATACGAATTTGCATATACAAAGTCTTTCTTTAAACACGATGAAATGTTTTGAACAATCCGAAAAGTTTAACGTGCCTTTGTGCAACGTCACTATAGTGAACTGTAATATgattcaatttatttttttctaaaacaaaacTTCTAAATATTTTGTGTACTTTGTTAGGTCGAAAACACTCCAACTGGAAAAGATGAAGCAGAGAATCTTGCAAGAAGTAGAACAAACTGAACAAGAAGAAAAATGTCTGCTGGAATATAAACAAGAAATGGATCTTCTTATGCAAGAAAAAATGGCACATGTCGAAGAATTACGTCAAATACATGCGGATATAAATGCGGTATGATGAATGATCTAATATCTTGGTTCTAGATTATAGgtataattatttatgtaaCTATGGTAGATGGAAGCTGTTATTAAACAAGCAGAAGAAGCTAGAAATAAAGCAAGAGAGACAGCAAAATTAATCCATAATAACGATTATCAACCTCTAAAACATGATATTGATCGTATGCGTAGGGAATTTTTAGGATTGGAAAGGTTACCAGAATTATATGAAACAGAATCTGATCTTATTTCGCCAGAGTAAGTTGaaatgtgaaataaatataaactgtcttgaattgaattattaaactattataattattataacaaaGATTGTTTGTTCATAGCTACTTTGACCGTCCAATGCAAAAAGCAGAATGGAGGGTCGAAGTAAGAGGAGAAGATTTATTACCCCCTCTTACTCTGCATCATCCTGGTCACCCAGGTGGTTCCACACCTTTCCTTGCTCCTCAACCTCTTCAAGGTCCAAGTAAGCCAGAACCAAGACCATTGCCACCAGCCCCAGGCCCACCTGCTCCAACATTCAGGTACCACTGGTATATcgcaattttatattatatttctatataatacATAAGTCACATTAGCCAACTAAGTTAGTTGTATCcaatatatttaactttataaaaattttattgacaGTGACAAATAACAAAAGTGCTCTATATGTTATGATACATtaaaatatactatatatagtagtATATTAGCTTTTATGTTTTGTGTCTTTGCTTTTAGGCAACAACCACCCCCTATGAAATCATGTTTATCATGTCACCAACAAATTCATAGAAATGCACCAATCTGTCCCCTTTGTAAAGCTAAGTCGCGATCACGTAATCCCAAGAAGCCAAAGAAAAAAgactaattatatttataagtgTTATTTATACTATGAAACATCAAGCATTTCTATCACATAATTCTAAGGGTATGTGTTAATGCTTTTTTTATAACTTAAAATAGTTTGACTACTATAAAAACATGCATTCGTGCAAAGTGTATAAAAGTGTTTGCAAAATGTATGTATTTATAGTAATGTTTTTAACTTTtcttagaaatttatttttgatttttatAATACTTGTATCAACCAGTTGTAAGACACTGAATTTTCGCGacgataattaaataatttttaccaTCAATAAGATATACAAATAAATCAGCACGATTCTTAAGAttttaattagttttttatatttatttttataaaacagTAATTGATACATTTCTTCAAATACAAACACATATTGCTTTAGGCGCATCCTTTATTGCACACGTTGTTTTATATCATTATTTTagcaaatatatatacattttagtAAAACGTACTTCACTAACTACAATTATTTTAATGCAaaaatttatctttttttttttattttgtaaccTTATCCAACTTTTTTCATTCATAATACTCACTGAGTTTATTCAACTGTAGTATAAAACATCATTCAATTATTTATGGTAAGTACTTACAAATCCAGATTATTCTGTGAAAAACATTTGTAACTGTTAAATTTAATTGCCcccttatttatatataaattgagCTAAATATCAGTCTTTCTATGTTAttatgacaggtatattcatataaatttaaaaactatacacaatatttttaaacaaatttttccaTAAAAAATATACTGACGTGTGTATACTTGTATAATTTTCATGTATTGAATCATATCATAAAATCGTAATAAGTGTTGtagaattcttttttttttttatcatattgtattatatatcattttcattttgtaattttacttTATGAGATTGACTCTAAAACTGAACAATTActtacattatattattctaaaaACTACACGACCCTGGTTATATTCTTTCATTGTTACgtacatatttatgtatataaaatatgtattttaaaaaacctGTAAATATCCATAAAAAATATACTTGCATTTCGTAATATCATAATTGCATTTATATTAAACTCTTAATGGCAGCCATATGTTATGTATATAAGCTcgaaaaaaataaaatcgaaCTTAGAGTGTAGTACTCACTACACTTTATCACATCCCTcacttttgttatttttatgtgaATCATTCGATCCTTGAGCATCATTAGATTTAAAGTGAACTAATGGAATTTCCGCGTCTTTTGATGGAATTGTTACTTTTGGCGGAACCAACCGTTCGTTTACAATTTGTAACCATATCATACATACTATCAATATTAAACCAGTAACACCAAACGTATGATATGTTCCAAAACGAGTATAAATTACACTAACAAATATTGGACCTAACACACGAGAAGCACATCCAGCACCTGTCATAAATCCCATCCAAACTCCTTGAGGACGAGGACCCAATACTTTACTGAAGATAGTTTGTATTAAAGTGACACCTAATGGATATCCTATAGTAGTGAATCCGTACCCAATGAAAAACTGTGTGACGGTAAGTTGCGGTGTATAGGTACACCATTCTTGAGTATGTGGACATCCTACGATGTCTATACCATCAGCATCTTTTGTAATGTTGTTAAAtgctgtaaaataaaataattttaatgtctctagatttaaatattatatacaatataaatgaGATGCTCTGTTTATTTCTGTACATACGTCCGTAATCAGCAATTTTCGGAGGGTCTGGTCCCCAtggaatatataatattcttcCTATTACCATAAACAAAAATCCACCCCACAACATTACCTTACGTTCATTAAATctgaaaatatttaagaaataaataaggaGTCATTTTCCTGCAACATATCTCCACAAAAAGTTGATACCTTTTGCATAAAGGTTCGATCATAACAAATGTAATGCATGACATAATAGCACCAATACTCATTAGTAGACCCATATAATATAGAGATTCCGTTTTCGACCATGCAAATTGATCCATAGTTAAAGAAGTACCAAGtctataaagaaataaaagagtataaaatatgacataaaaagattttatattttgaaattgTACTTACGTTTCAAGGAGGACAAAATTAAATACTAAAACAAAAAAGGCACATATTAAAGTCACTGCTGCCAGAATATCTGGTTTTATAGACTTCAGGGTTTCTTCTTCTGTAATTAATAGatgaatttttcaataaaatattaacatGTCTATTTAATTAgagtattatttaatttaaataaatttaccaGTTTGTTTTCCTTCATTTCTCATTGCTTCGCGAATAGCAATTCGATGTTCTGTGAAATTCCATGGAAggaataaaacaaaattaagGATTCCCATTATAACATTTATCCAACCAGTCATAGTATACATATTAATAggtacatttataaaatatacgccCTTTTCTCCAAGAGGTGTAACTGCAGCTTGCAAACCAGGACCTACTACAAATCCTAACACCTAACACATTTTAAAACAAGCTGtatataaaattctattaaCACATATAAGGAAACGTAAAATCACATTACCTGAGCTAGAGACACCATTGAAACAGCATGTGTCCTTTCTACAAATTTTGTAGCTGCTGAGAGATAAGATCGAGCTACTGCGATATTAGCTAAAAACatcatattatataaataaatatcaacaattcttttttaactgataatattaaaattaaataaactgCTAACCAGAGCTAACTCCAACCAAGAATCTAGCAGCTATCATGTAAATTTTTTGATCACCTGGTACAATCTCAAGGACACTATATAATCCTGATGCAAATGTAAATAGAGCTAATGTTGATAAAAGTGGAAGTCTTATAGATCCCCTTCTATCTCCCCACCAACCTACTAAAGGAGAGAATAACATTTGTCCCAAAGGATTTGCTGCAACTACATATCCCATGAACTCTTTACCAGCATCTTTATCCAACTACAACATTAATccataataatattttacatatcaAAGTTCATCTTTATTATATCTTTATTATACTTACTTTATCAAGATATGGCCATACTCCTGTGAGTATAATACTGAATCCAAGCGACATAAGAAACATAGTAAAATAAATTGCATAAATGCTTCTCCATCGTTCTTTTCTTTCATCAACAGTTTCCAACTCGTCATCCACAGGAATAATATTTCTaccaaaataaaatattaatatataaatatatcaaagtaattaaatatttcagaatTAATGTACTTTTATGTAATACCTTTTGTGAAGTAATTTCCTACACCACTCCATTAAAAATCATATAGAATTTGCATAAAACAATGAAGCACACTCTCTTTTTACAATTATAAATttagtataaatataaatattaatttctcaCAATCTTTTTAATGTTAGCTGACTTCAATAATAATGTTACAAACCTAAGAAatgataatatataattttaaatatatattttattgttaaaGATAATACATATGTTCCCTCTCGCATCATTAAACTTTTGTCAAAAACAAATAAATCGCAtttatatcatttatatttatattagaaaatacttgttataaaaaaaaaacattgtgACATTCTTTTTAAACATTCTAATTTCATCATATCGAAAaggtatttaaaaatattttatggatATGAAATGATTTACGCTCTCAAAAATACATAAAGAACAAGAAATGTTACTTACTCTATTCAATGAATAACTGAACTACTAAATTATGCTTTTATTATCGCATTTTAAATGAACATTTTCGATATATCAAAAATAAAAGATAGTAGAACACAGGATTTTGCGCGTGCTACTTCCTTTTAAAAATTTGCGCACACGCATGTCACTTGAGAATATTACAAACAGGCTAAATTCATCACTTTAGGCTCAAAAAAAGTTTGTCCTACGTCATCGCAAGTGTTTGTCGAATTTATTCATGTCCTCTCTCATATACCAAACAATGTATTGCTACAACAAGTTAGATTAATGCATAGACGAATGCAAACGAACTCTCAATTGATTCACTTATTATTATGGATTGTGGAGCATACGCGTTTCATTTACATATGAATATTAATCGCTAATCACGTTTCGAAGTGACTATTTTCTAACTATCAACCTTTGCTTCAATTCCACATATATATCTCTAAAAATGGATAGTTAACTCGTGACATACTATATGTCTCTCTTCTTTGTTCAATTACGTTTAATGATATTGGTTGAAGACAAAAAGAACACGTGTTTCAAATCTACTAATAAAACAGCTGATTGTCTCATTtaatacatgtatacatatatgaacatatagtatatatatatatataaatttatattgctACATAAGTGCTACATTCTTAGCTGTATAATATTTCATCTTCATCTTGTAAATATGTACCTATGTTTGTACGTACGTGTTATGCAAATATGTATTTTGTAGTCATATTGCATTAGTCCTGCGTTATAAGTATGTATGTTAAATGTTTTATCATTTCACAATAGAAAAATTGATGATtggataattaaaattatttattgaattagATTATACATCATGAGAAGTTTCTAACAATTTGACATCTATCTCGTGACTTTTATGGCAaataactttttaaattatatctcaaataggttattttttaaaaagaaatagttcatttctatttttcttttatttcagtATTCATTGAAATCAGGTCATCATGATTATATGATGTCAAATTTAATTTCACTCCATCAAAGACAGcatttaaattaaaaagtaaaatttaatataaaagtgtGCAGTATATGTAATTGGAATAAAATGTTCATTTGGTTCAACTATAAACTACCTAATTTTATTGTGGATTATTTTAAGAAACATGCATCAAATTAGTCTGTCCTAAAAAttaaattgtacaataattaacaaaaattatattacaatgtAAAAAGAAGTACTAATGTTTTTATGAAGAAATTATGTACTAACttctattatttatatcattaaacttatatcgttatattattgtAAACAACTATgtgcttaaatattttattatccaATAAatgattacagtcagttgtagAAATTTATAGAACAGATATTTGcaggaatttatttataacttcAATAATCATGATCTGTGATAAGGTTTATAGCGATGATTAGAATAATGTCTACCACGATGTCGATATCTTTCATCCCTATCATTGTTATATCTCTTATTTCTAGGATACCAGGGGTCAGCAATGGGTGGCTTTTttaattccatatttttaattttcataaattctatatctttctCAGTGTATCGATCTTTAAATTCCTCTTCACATTCTTCTAAAAATTTTTTTTGTTCATCAGTTAGGTTTTTTTCTCCCATAGCATCTCCTTTTGTTTATGTAAATTTGATAATAACAATAGTATATAGCTGTAAAATAATTACagttttaaaatatacaaaaatgtcaatattaaaaaatattaaccaaaaatattatcataattttgaaaataaaagtaaatttggTTTATCTAAAATTCTTCATTGCTTGATGTCTATAAATAGcttacaatataataatatacaaattttgttGTTCTGTTTATGCAATGGAAAtactaatttattttcaatatgtttttttacattttctatGCTAcgcaattctatatatttattattattattacctttattatgattatttaatttaaaattttgacTGTGTAC
The Bombus affinis isolate iyBomAffi1 chromosome 2, iyBomAffi1.2, whole genome shotgun sequence genome window above contains:
- the LOC126928954 gene encoding zinc finger C4H2 domain-containing protein isoform X4 encodes the protein MSATETTVIFAKLEALKDIKSKTLQLEKMKQRILQEVEQTEQEEKCLLEYKQEMDLLMQEKMAHVEELRQIHADINAMEAVIKQAEEARNKARETAKLIHNNDYQPLKHDIDRMRREFLGLERLPELYETESDLISPDYFDRPMQKAEWRVEVRGEDLLPPLTLHHPGHPGGSTPFLAPQPLQGPSKPEPRPLPPAPGPPAPTFRQQPPPMKSCLSCHQQIHRNAPICPLCKAKSRSRNPKKPKKKD
- the LOC126928954 gene encoding zinc finger C4H2 domain-containing protein isoform X1; protein product: MSATETTVIFAKLEALKDIKSKTLQLEKMKQRILQEVEQTEQEEKCLLEYKQEMDLLMQEKMAHVEELRQIHADINAMEAVIKQAEEARNKARETAKLIHNNDYQPLKHDIDRMRREFLGLERLPELYETESDLISPELFVHSYFDRPMQKAEWRVEVRGEDLLPPLTLHHPGHPGGSTPFLAPQPLQGPSKPEPRPLPPAPGPPAPTFRYHWQQPPPMKSCLSCHQQIHRNAPICPLCKAKSRSRNPKKPKKKD
- the LOC126928930 gene encoding major facilitator superfamily domain-containing protein 8 isoform X2, translated to MEWCRKLLHKRNIIPVDDELETVDERKERWRSIYAIYFTMFLMSLGFSIILTGVWPYLDKLDKDAGKEFMGYVVAANPLGQMLFSPLVGWWGDRRGSIRLPLLSTLALFTFASGLYSVLEIVPANIAVARSYLSAATKFVERTHAVSMVSLAQVLGFVVGPGLQAAVTPLGEKGVYFINVPINMYTMTGWINVIMGILNFVLFLPWNFTEHRIAIREAMRNEGKQTEEETLKSIKPDILAAVTLICAFFVLVFNFVLLETLGTSLTMDQFAWSKTESLYYMGLLMSIGAIMSCITFVMIEPLCKRFNERKVMLWGGFLFMVIGRILYIPWGPDPPKIADYGPFNNITKDADGIDIVGCPHTQEWCTYTPQLTVTQFFIGYGFTTIGYPLGVTLIQTIFSKVLGPRPQGVWMGFMTGAGCASRVLGPIFVSVIYTRFGTYHTFGVTGLILIVCMIWLQIVNERLVPPKVTIPSKDAEIPLVHFKSNDAQGSNDSHKNNKSEGCDKV
- the LOC126928930 gene encoding major facilitator superfamily domain-containing protein 8 isoform X1 produces the protein MEWCRKLLHKRNIIPVDDELETVDERKERWRSIYAIYFTMFLMSLGFSIILTGVWPYLDKLDKDAGKEFMGYVVAANPLGQMLFSPLVGWWGDRRGSIRLPLLSTLALFTFASGLYSVLEIVPGDQKIYMIAARFLVGVSSANIAVARSYLSAATKFVERTHAVSMVSLAQVLGFVVGPGLQAAVTPLGEKGVYFINVPINMYTMTGWINVIMGILNFVLFLPWNFTEHRIAIREAMRNEGKQTEEETLKSIKPDILAAVTLICAFFVLVFNFVLLETLGTSLTMDQFAWSKTESLYYMGLLMSIGAIMSCITFVMIEPLCKRFNERKVMLWGGFLFMVIGRILYIPWGPDPPKIADYGPFNNITKDADGIDIVGCPHTQEWCTYTPQLTVTQFFIGYGFTTIGYPLGVTLIQTIFSKVLGPRPQGVWMGFMTGAGCASRVLGPIFVSVIYTRFGTYHTFGVTGLILIVCMIWLQIVNERLVPPKVTIPSKDAEIPLVHFKSNDAQGSNDSHKNNKSEGCDKV
- the LOC126928954 gene encoding zinc finger C4H2 domain-containing protein isoform X3 — encoded protein: MSATETTVIFAKLEALKDIKSKTLQLEKMKQRILQEVEQTEQEEKCLLEYKQEMDLLMQEKMAHVEELRQIHADINAMEAVIKQAEEARNKARETAKLIHNNDYQPLKHDIDRMRREFLGLERLPELYETESDLISPDYFDRPMQKAEWRVEVRGEDLLPPLTLHHPGHPGGSTPFLAPQPLQGPSKPEPRPLPPAPGPPAPTFRYHWQQPPPMKSCLSCHQQIHRNAPICPLCKAKSRSRNPKKPKKKD
- the LOC126928954 gene encoding zinc finger C4H2 domain-containing protein isoform X2, which produces MSATETTVIFAKLEALKDIKSKTLQLEKMKQRILQEVEQTEQEEKCLLEYKQEMDLLMQEKMAHVEELRQIHADINAMEAVIKQAEEARNKARETAKLIHNNDYQPLKHDIDRMRREFLGLERLPELYETESDLISPELFVHSYFDRPMQKAEWRVEVRGEDLLPPLTLHHPGHPGGSTPFLAPQPLQGPSKPEPRPLPPAPGPPAPTFRQQPPPMKSCLSCHQQIHRNAPICPLCKAKSRSRNPKKPKKKD